From the Osmerus eperlanus chromosome 21, fOsmEpe2.1, whole genome shotgun sequence genome, one window contains:
- the stk24b gene encoding serine/threonine-protein kinase 24: MAHSPVQGSLPGMQNLKADPEEFFTKLERIGKGSFGEVFKGIDNRSQKVVAIKIIDLEEAEDEIEDIQQEITVLSQCDSPFVTKYYGSYLKDAKLWIIMEYLGGGSALDLLEPGSLDETQIATILREILKGLEYLHSEKKIHRDIKAANVLLSEQGEVKLADFGVAGQLTDTQIKRNTFVGTPFWMAPEVIKQSAYDSKADIWSLGITAIELAKGEPPHSELHPMKVLFLIPKNNPPTLEGNYSKPLKEFIEACLNKEPSFRPTAKELLKHKLIVRHAKKTSYLTELVDKYKRWKAEQSRVQESSSDESDSEQDGQASGGNDFGSDDWIFTIREKDPKKLQNGEGQSGALDQTKDIPKKPYSQSLSTVISPSLAELKARQEQVNGNPMALDELREAILLAEEAFPGISDSLVARMVHRLQRFSASRKSSSSSSP; this comes from the exons ATGGCGCATTCTCCAGTCCAGGGTAGCCTGCCAGGGATGCAG AATTTAAAGGCAGACCCAGAGGAATTCTTTACCAAATTGGAGAGGATTGGCAAAGGCTCTTTTGGCGAAGTGTTCAAAGGCATCGACAATCGCTCCCAGAAGGTGGTGGCCATCAAGATCATTGacctggaggaggctgaggatgaGATAGAGGACATACAGCAGGAGATCACAGTACTGAGCCAGTGTGACAGCCCCTTTGTCACCAAATACTACGGCTCCTATCTGAAA GATGCAAAACTATGGATCATCATGGAGTACCTTGGCGGTGGGTCCGCATTGGATTTG TTGGAGCCAGGATCTCTGGACGAGACGCAGATAGCCACCATCCTGAGAGAGATCCTCAAAGGCTTGGAGTACCTCCACTCAGAGAAGAAGATCCACAGGGATATCAAAG CTGCCAATGTGCTGCTGTCGGAGCAGGGCGAGGTGAAGCTGGCAGACTTTGGCGTGGCGGGCcagctgacagacacacagatcaaaaggaacacgtttgtGGGCACGCCATTCTGGATGGCACCGGAGGTCATCAAGCAGTCAGCCTACGACTCCAAG GCTGACATATGGTCTCTGGGCATTACAGCCATCGAGCTTGCCAAGGGAGAACCCCCCCACTCAGAGCTTCACCCCATGAAGGTCTTATTTCTTATCCCAAAGAACAACCCCCCAACTCTGGAGGGAAACTACAGCAAACCCCTCAAGGAGTTTATCGAGGCCTGCTTAAACAAAGAGCCCAGTTTT aGACCCACTGCCAAAGAGTTGTTGAAGCATAAGTTGATCGTGCGCCATGCCAAGAAAACCTCCTACCTGACGGAGCTGGTGGATAAGTACAagaggtggaaggcagagcAGTCACGAGTCCAGGAGTCCAGCTCCGATGAGTCTGATTC AGAACAGGATGGCCAGGCATCAGGTGGGAACGACTTTGGGAGCGATGATTGGATCTTCACTATTCGGGAGAAGGACCCCAAGAAGCTGCAGAACGGCGAGGGCCAGTCGGGGGCGCTAGATCAG ACGAAAGACATTCCAAAGAAGCCTTACTCACAGAGCCTGTCCACCgtcatctctccctcactaGCTGAG cTGAAGGCACGTCAGGAGCAGGTCAACGGGAACCCCATGGCCCTGGATGAGCTGCGAGAGGCTATCCTCCTTGCGGAGGAGGCCTTCCCCGGCATCTCCGACTCCCTGGTCGCCCGCATGGTCCACAGGCTCCAGAG ATTCTCCGCCAGCAggaagtcctcctcctcctcttctccctag